In Erigeron canadensis isolate Cc75 chromosome 7, C_canadensis_v1, whole genome shotgun sequence, one DNA window encodes the following:
- the LOC122606762 gene encoding uncharacterized protein LOC122606762, which yields MELRSKKVLRRKKPKTDSVLGNRDFSDSKRYLLRSCKKEVSEGEIEVFADDNLEMDVKRGKTDTDLSGEKNEFPGERRLSLRSWKKGISEGEIEVFGDDSGDNLDMDMKRGKLEIDFSGEKKEFPGERRLSLRSCKKGIREGEIEVFTDNSNDNLEMDVKGGKLEMDLSGENNEFPGERRLSLRSGIKGIREGEIEVFVDNSDDNLEMDVKGGKVEMNLSDENKEFPGERRLSLRSRMKGISEGESEVFADDSDDNLEGDVKRGIPKMDSSVKNKAIPGERRLSLRSAKVKFGKKGVSEVELGVCVDACAENLKMGIKEVVNTDDKGLFLGSEVLDSVKDSVVLSPKEVEDSVERVQVEEGNESVSIEVLDPVKDLVVISPKEEVEDSVEPVQVEEGNESVSIEVLDPVKDSVVISPKEVVEDSVERVQVEEGNESVSMDLNETGIGFKKEAELPNLVCENESQDFVIETFDDIIAIFNVNDNDDDKETLLNDSENANLLNKCKRRKGEDRHGTKKKNAGKFKKNESNQEKTNVLCGVNSDDGECTVMPLKLKRGRKRKNVDGSECNGDGRVKTEDVENYGVQLKRGRKRKYLDGSKCNGDGRVKTEEVANNGGQLKRGRKSKNVDGFECNGDGRVKTEEVETNEVQVSRMMLRSRSLTTASGDVMAVDVDISSGGVESSQLGSIGRLKKKFKRRGRPPKVRNETKDGNPRPMEKRKRLGRSPKGNGLTSSLKKEGSLIEKPRKKLKRRGRPPKMISPEIPLGRMTSWGRRQKVLRKEVASQAIQKKRLRDMVFKKINRRKRLPKVEAKTLATHVIKMRKVKPRVVKKDPKILKTPKVEDDEENEHMMYENGISEHMERGKRKQLIRDKISDMLLNSGWVIELRQRQQKAYQDAVYVEPNGRRSHWSITRAYFMLKKKVEDGDADSNEISAYSPIPSEEISMLFRKVDKELGYKKKKNRIGKNVNRGKTLTRKKKKQGKNTKNVSKRKVIFKSRGDKFTEKRKAGLLARDSVNGAKQDNDALLLTKKRNLLSWMIDLGVILVDWKVKYGKTRRQKKLFEGAITCDGICCGCCNEVMGISEFVGHCGGKTNHPFDNVYLESGTPLRKCLMDSWRKEEESSITKFGAVDVKGDDPNDDTCNICGDGGNLICCDGCPSTFHQSCLDIQNFPSGEWNCIYCSCKFCGVISITTPQLEDSHDAITSEMLSCCLCEQKFHRLCSQEVEDLTIHSNILPFCGRKCQELFERLQKCLGVKHELEDGFSWTLLQRSDVGEDITVRDTQLTVERNSKLAVAYSVMDECFMPIVDERSGINVIRNVVYNCGSNFKRLNYAGFLTAVLEKGDELVTAASIRINGYRLAEMPFIGTRHMYRRQGMCRRLLDAIESCLNSLGVEELIIPAIPELLQTWTKMFGFVTIEESKREAMKCMNMMVFPGIDMLTKPLLQNHSVNANPHLSAGLNSVVSDDKAVECTTEINSESISQLETVSSNPIDYQERSSDSARAKNVIDHEQTKEASAIVDGCSCLEPNDKYNSQLETTSSNATDYKEMPVDSSGGMKDLFEYEQTEGPTMGKDAYEEAVEPSGVKDVIHPENDELVDSHGANSLCDLNFPATNVLPCDTDFQTSHDSDSFPSSTVEPNSMDSVNCGNYRSPELVPRNTFDLNLHPTVAETDMHIVSDDSQACTKSFEIFDSRSQVDHIPSIQPDAKSCERQTLVLL from the exons TCTTGAAATGGATGTGAAAGGGGGGAAACTGGAAATGGATTTGAGTGGCGAGAATAACGAATTTCCAGGTGAAAGGAGGCTATCGTTGAGGTCTGGTATAAAGGGAATAAGGGAAGGTGAAATTGAGGTGTTTGTTGACAATAGTGATGATAATCTTGAAATGGATGTGAAAGGGGGAAAAGTGGAAATGAATTTGAGTGACGAGAATAAAGAATTTCCAGGTGAAAGGAGGCTATCGTTGAGGTCTCGTATGAAGGGAATAAGTGAAGGTGAAAGTGAGGTGTTTGCTGATGATAGTGATGATAATCTTGAAGGAGATGTGAAAAGGGGAATACCAAAAATGGATTCGAGTGTTAAGAATAAAGCAATTCCAGGTGAAAGGAGGTTATCGTTGAGGTCTGCTAAAGTAAAGTTCGGTAAAAAGGGGGTAAGTGAAGTGGAATTAGGGGTGTGTGTAGATGCATGTGCTGAAAATCTTAAAATGGGAATTAAAGAAGTTGTAAATACGGATGATAAAGGGTTGTTTTTGGGATCAGAAGTGTTAGATTCTGTTAAAGATTCGGTTGTTTTATCACCCAAAGAAGTTGAGGATAGTGTTGAGCGAGTACAAGTTGAAGAAGGAAATGAATCAGTGTCTATAGAAGTGTTAGATCCTGTTAAAGATTTGGTTGTTATATCACCCAAAGAAGAAGTTGAGGATAGTGTTGAGCCAGTACAAGTTGAAGAAGGAAATGAATCAGTGTCTATAGAAGTGTTAGATCCTGTTAAAGATTCGGTTGTTATATCACCCAAAGAAGTAGTTGAGGATAGTGTTGAGCGAGTACAAGTTGAAGAAGGAAATGAATCAGTGTCTATGGATTTGAATGAAACGGGTATTGGTTTTAAGAAGGAAGCAGAGTTACCGAATTTAGTATGTGAAAACGAGTCTCAAGATTTCGTTATTGAAACATTTGATGATATCATTGCGATTTTCAATgttaatgataatgatgatgataaggaAACATTATTGAATGATTCCGAGAATGCTaatcttttaaataaatgtaaaagaAGGAAGGGAGAAGATAGGCACGGCACGAAAAAGAAAAACGCAGGGAAATTTAAGAAGAATGAAAGTAACCAAGAGAAAACTAATGTTTTATGTGGTGTAAATAGTGATGATGGTGAATGTACTGTTATGCCCTTGAAACTTAAAAGGGGGAGGAAAAGGAAAAATGTAGATGGTTCTGAATGTAATGGGGATGGAAGAGTTAAAACAGAGGACGTTGAGAACTATGGGGTTCAACTTAAAAGGGGGAGGAAAAGGAAATATTTAGATGGTTCTAAATGTAATGGAGATGGGAGAGTCAAAACAGAGGAAGTTGCGAACAATGGGGGTCAACTTAAAAGGGGGAGGAAAAGTAAAAATGTAGATGGTTTTGAATGTAATGGAGATGGAAGAGTTAAAACAGAGGAAGTTGAGACAAATGAGGTTCAAGTTAGCAGGATGATGTTGCGGTCAAGGAGTTTGACCACTGCCAGTGGCGATGTCATGGCTGTTGATGTTGATATAAGTAGTGGTGGTGTTGAAAGCAGTCAATTGGGTAGCATTGGCAGACTGAAGAAGAAATTCAAACGTCGTGGAAGGCCTCCTAAGGTGCGGAATGAAACTAAAGATGGAAACCCGAGACCAATGGAGAAGCGAAAGCGGCTTGGAAGATCTCCAAAGGGGAATGGTCTTACGTCCTCCTTAAAAAAAGAGGGAAGCTTGATTGAAAAACCAAGAAAGAAACTAAAACGTCGTGGAAGACCCCCTAAAATGATATCACCCGAGATTCCTTTGGGACGCATGACATCATGGGGAAGACGACAGAAAGTACTGAGGAAAGAAGTGGCTTCACAAGCAATTCAAAAGAAACGACTTAGAGATATGGTTTTCAAGAAAATTAACCGTCGTAAAAGACTCCCAAAAGTGGAGGCAAAAACACTAGCAACACATGTGATAAAAATGAGAAAGGTGAAGCCCAGGGTAGTTAAGAAAGACCCCAAAATTCTGAAAACACCAAAagttgaagatgatgaagaaaatgaaCACATGATGTATGAAAATGGTATTAGTGAGCATATGGAAAGAGGTAAGCGTAAACAGTTAATAAGGGATAAAATATCTGATATGCTTTTGAACTCTGGATGGGTAATCGAGCTTAGGCAAAGGCAACAAAAAGCATATCAAGATGCAGTTTATGTTGAACCTAATGGGAGGAGATCACATTGGTCTATTACCCGGGCTTATTTTATGCttaaaaagaaagttgaagatGGTGATGCTGATAGTAATGAAATCTCTGCATATTCACCAATACCCTCAGAGGAAATTAGTATGCTTTTCAGGAAGGTTGATAAAGAACTCGGctataagaagaagaagaacagaATAGGGAAGAATGTAAATAGGGGTAAAACTCTCAcgagaaaaaagaagaaacagGGTAAGAATACAAAAAACGTATCAAAGAGGAAAGTGATATTTAAATCAAGAGGAGATAAGTTCACCGAGAAAAGAAAGGCGGGCCTTTTAGCTCGTGATTCCGTGAATGGGGCAAAACAAGATAATGATGCCCTTTTGTTAACGAAGAAGCGGAATCTTCTCTCTTGGATGATTGATTTGGGGGTTATACTGGTGGACTGGAAGGTGAAGTACGGAAAAACTAGAAGGCAAAAGAAGTTGTTTGAAGGTGCAATTACTTGCGACGGGATTTGTTGTGGTTGTTGTAACGAAGTTATGGGAATATCAGAATTTGTGGGTCATTGTGGAGGGAAAACAAATCATCCTTTTGATAATGTATATTTGGAGTCTGGAACGCCTCTTAGGAAGTGTTTGATGGATTCGTGGAGGAAAGAAGAGGAATCAAGTATAACTAAATTTGGTGCTGTTGACGTTAAAGGAGATGACCCGAATGATGATACTTGCAATATATGTGGAGATGGGGGGAACTTAATTTGTTGTGATGGCTGCCCTTCGACTTTCCACCAGAGCTGCCTTGATATCCAA AATTTTCCTTCCGGGGAGTGGAATTGCATATACTGTTCGTGCAAGTTCTGCGGAGTGATTTCTATTACTACGCCTCAGCTGGAAGACTCTCACGATGCAATCACCTCCGAAATGCTCTCATGCTGTTTGTGTGAGCAAAAAT TCCACCGATTGTGCTCACAAGAAGTTGAAGATCTAACTATACATTCCAACATACTCCCCTTTTGTGGAAGGAAATGCCAGGAG CTCTTTGAGCGACTACAGAAGTGTCTTGGGGTAAAGCATGAACTTGAAGACGGATTTTCATGGACTCTACTTCAACGTTCTGATGTTGGCGAAGATATTACTGTTCGTGACACTCAGTTGACGGTTGAACGCAATTCCAAATTGGCTGTTGCATATTCTGTTATGGATGAATGTTTTATGCCGATTGTTGATGAGAGAAGTGGAATTAATGTAATCCGTAATGTCGTGTACAATTGCGG CTCAAACTTCAAGCGGCTGAATTATGCTGGCTTTTTAACAGCGGTTTTAGAGAAGGGCGATGAATTGGTTACTGCAGCATCCATACG GATAAACGGGTATCGGTTGGCAGAAATGCCTTTCATTGGAACTCGTCACATGTATAGACGTCAAGGGATGTGTCGTCGGCTGCTGGATGCAATTGAATCC TGTCTGAATTCTCTTGGTGTGGAGGAGCTGATCATTCCTGCCATTCCTGAACTTCTGCAAACATGGACCAAAATGTTCGGTTTTGTGACCATTGAAGAATCAAAGAGGGAAGCAATGAAGTGCATGAACATGATGGTGTTTCCTGGTATCGATATGCTAACAAAACCCCTTCTTCAGAATCACTCTGTGAATGCAAATCCTCATCTATCGGCAG GCTTAAACTCGGTAGTTTCTGATGACAAAGCAGTGGAATGTACCACCGAGATTAACAGTGAGAGTATCTCTCAATTAGAAACCGTGTCCTCAAATCCAATAGATTACCAGGAAAGGTCTTCAGATTCAGCTCGGGCTAAGAATGTCATTGATCATGAACAAACTAAAGAGGCTAGTGCCATAGTGGATGGTTGCAGCTGCCTTGAGCCAAATGATAAGTATAATTCTCAACTTGAAACCACATCATCGAATGCAACGGATTATAAGGAAATGCCCGTCGATTCATCGGGTGGCATGAAAGATCTCTTTGAATATGAACAAACAGAAGGACCTACTATGGGGAAAGATGCTTATGAAGAAGCTGTAGAGCCATCTGGAGTGAAGGATGTCATACATCCTGAAAATGATGAATTAGTTGATTCTCATGGTGCCAATAGTCTGTGCGACTTAAACTTTCCAGCAACGAATGTTCTTCCATGTGATACTGACTTTCAAACTTCTCACGACTCTGATTCCTTTCCGAGCTCTACTGTTGAACCTAATTCTATGGATTCTGTTAACTGTGGGAATTACCGATCACCAGAGTTGGTTCCGAGAAACACGTTTGACTTGAACCTGCACCCTACTGTAGCTGAGACCGATATGCATATCGTCAGTGATGATTCTCAAGCGTGCACGAAGTCATTCGAGATATTTGACTCAAGGTCACAGGTTGATCACATTCCTTCCATTCAACCTGATGCCAAATCCTGTGAACGTCAAACTCTCGTCCTGCTTTGA
- the LOC122607817 gene encoding uncharacterized protein LOC122607817 — METLMFIARHKDENYGRSQNFREISCRAFQSGVGILPTPNISSKLTLNDQNLTQSERIMKHSSVPMQINVKHVDHSVKANISGCMDEFFYSELWAGPAYSNSPPPSSLPIPNFSFKPKRTVSLDIPSRSDSDDVDLLSLLTKSAPASPTGKVANQGNIFRRLFFCLMVVVFSCHCVCFVHFPTRLLFDGL; from the exons ATGGAGACGCTTATGTTTATTGCACGACATAAGGACGAAAATTATGGTAGAAGCCAAAATTTCAGAGAAATTAGTTGTCGTGCGTTTCAATCCGGAGTAGGCATACTACCCACCCCTAATATATCATCCAAACTTACGTTGAATGACCAAAACCTTACACAGTCTGAGAGAATAATGAAACATAGCTCGGTTCCTATGCAGATAAATGTTAAACATGTTGACCATTCTGTTAAGGCGAATATTAGTGGTTGTATGGATGAGTTTTTTTACTCTGAGCTTTGGGCTGGACCGGCATATTCAAACTCACCACCACCTAGTTCTTTGCCTATtcctaatttttcttttaagccAAAAAGGACTGTTTCACTTGACATACCTTCACGTTCGGATTCAGATGATGTTGATTTGTTGTCCCTGCTTACGAAATCAGCTCCTGCTTCGCCAACAG GTAAGGTAGCCAACCAGGGAAACATCTTCAGGAGGCTATTCTTTTGCTTGATGGTAGTAGTTTTTTCATGTCACTGTGTTTGTTTCGTTCACTTCCCAACAAGACTTCTGTTTGATGGGCTATGA
- the LOC122606903 gene encoding 40S ribosomal protein S18 encodes MSLVANEDFQHILRVQNTNVDGKQKIMFAMTSIKGIGRRFSNIVCKKADVDMNKRAGELSSAEIDNLMTIVANPRQFKIPDWFLNRKKDYKDGKYSQVTSNALDMKLRDDLERLKKIRNHRGLRHYWQVRVRGQHTKTTGRRGKTVGVSKKR; translated from the exons atg TCGTTGGTAGCAAATGAAGATTTCCAACACATTCTGCGTGTGCAAAACACAAAcgttgatggaaaacaaaagatCATGTTTGCCATGACATCAATCAAAGGTATCGGTCGTCGTTTTTCCAACATCGTTTGCAAGAAAGCTGATGTCGACATGAACAAAAG GGCTGGAGAACTTTCAAGTGCTGAGATTGATAATCTGATGACAATTGTGGCTAATCCACGCCAATTCAAAATCCCAGACTGGTTTTTGAACAGGAAGAAGGATTACAAGGATGGTAAATACTCTCAAGTCACTTCCAATGCCCTTGACATGAAGTTGAGAGATGACCTTGAGCGTTTGAAGAAGATCAG GAACCACCGTGGTCTTCGTCATTACTGGCAAGTCCGTGTTCGTGGACAGCACACCAAGACCACTGGCCGTAGGGGAAAGACTGTTGGTGTGTCCAAGAAGAGATAA
- the LOC122609398 gene encoding uncharacterized protein LOC122609398, whose protein sequence is MKVHPITPIKRNLTIQPPQITTTSHRQKKLRRLPHIFAKVLELPFYSNTDVSIQETSESLRFVVDTDDDIGPNISAHMIEIYPGVTKIVVGGINFSNISNHSNSDNNDNVVNNDFDMIDVWRFRLPDYTQPELATASFSDGELVVVVPKFE, encoded by the coding sequence ATGAAAGTTCACCCAATAACACCCATCAAACGAAACTTAACCATCCAACCACCACAaatcaccaccaccagccaccgccaAAAGAAACTCCGGCGACTCCCACATATCTTTGCCAAAGTTCTCGAACTTCCCTTTTATTCCAACACCGATGTTTCAATCCAAGAAACCTCGGAATCTTTAAGGTTTGTTGTCGACACAGATGATGATATTGGGCCTAATATTTCGGCCCATATGATTGAGATCTATCCGGGTGTTACTAAGATTGTTGTGGGTGGCATTAATTTTAGTAATATTAGTAATCATAGTAATAgtgataataatgataatgttgTTAATAATGATTTCGACATGATTGATGTATGGAGGTTTAGGTTACCGGATTATACGCAACCGGAGCTTGCTACCGCGTCGTTTAGCGATGGAGAACTTGTAGTAGTTGTGCCCAAATttgaatag
- the LOC122607200 gene encoding FCS-Like Zinc finger 8-like — MLRNRLRIVTKQSPTIMTDHQTTSSQTTQNTTRPISSFLGSPRLLFSPASFLDTHKQISNFGKNPFQLIKNPEKPTKIFRKFNQISENFDSEGIALALVLIQETSKNSNICNKTNSKKILFGNNLKIKIPSLDPFLTGSLESPGDFGIKTRNISQLTNGPTLTGFGSGFGSGSPKYSTGPLSLKEMELSEEYTRVVCHGPNPKTTHIYDNCVVERCCGIRVGSAEPTLDVISFCHTCRKNLGEDSDIFMYRGEKAFCSEECRCQEMILDGLMMNY, encoded by the exons ATGTTGAGGAATAGATTGAGAATTGTAACAAAACAATCACCAACAATCATGACTGATCATCAAACTACTTCATCTCAAACAACCCAAAACACGACCCGACCcatttcatcttttcttggttCTCCAAGGTTACTATTTTCTCCAGCTTCATTTCTTGACACCCATAAACAAATTTCCAATTTTGGAAAGAACCCATTTCAGCTAATCAAAAACCCAGAAAAACCCACAAAGATTTTCCGAAAATTCAATCAAATATCTGAGAATTTTGATTCTGAAGGAATTGCACTTGCACTTGTTCTTATTCAAGAAACTTCTAAAAATAGCAACATTTGTAATAAAACTAATAGTAAGAAAATCTTATTTGGAAacaatttaaagataaaaatccCATCACTTGACCCATTTCTTACCGGGTCACTGGAATCACCAGGTGATTTTGGGATCAAAACCAGGAATATTTCTCAACTTACTAATGGGCCAACACTAACCGGGTTTGGGTCAGGGTTCGGATCCGGGTCGCCTAAATATAGTACTGGGCCTTTGTCTTTGAAGGAAATGGAGCTTTCAGAAGAGTACACACGTGTGGTCTGTCATGGGCCTAACCCGAAAACAACCCATATTTATGATAATTGTGTTGTGGAGAGGTGTTGTGGAATTCGGGTCGGGTCAGCAGAACCAACATTGGATGTAATTAGCTTTTGTCACACTTGTAGGAAGAATCTTGGTGAAGACAGTGATATTTTCATGTACAG GGGTGAGAAAGCTTTTTGTAGTGAAGAATGCAGATGCCAAGAAATGATTTTGGATGGATTGATGATGAATTACTAA